From Bacteroidales bacterium, a single genomic window includes:
- a CDS encoding dihydroorotate dehydrogenase electron transfer subunit, with protein sequence MKKAVIDMSVTANLSVNNRCVLLKLTPANGEELPECKPGQFVEMLVEGEPKAFLRRPISINYVNREANELWLLIQIVGAGTSKLSKVQQGDIINIIYPLGNGFTMPTEPNKKVLLVGGGVGVAPLLMLGYELKKAGHTPIFLLGARTKTDLLLLDKFQEISITYVTTEDSSEGEKGFVTQHSVLQKESFDFIYCCGPGPMMKAVAQYASKVAIECEVSLENKMACGIGACLCCVENTTKGNVCVCKEGPVFNIKKLQW encoded by the coding sequence ATGAAGAAAGCGGTGATAGATATGTCGGTAACGGCAAATCTTTCGGTAAACAACCGATGTGTATTATTGAAATTGACACCAGCAAACGGAGAGGAGTTGCCTGAATGCAAACCCGGTCAGTTTGTTGAAATGTTAGTAGAGGGAGAGCCAAAAGCATTTTTACGTCGTCCCATATCTATAAACTATGTAAATAGAGAAGCAAACGAGTTATGGCTCTTGATTCAAATTGTTGGAGCAGGAACTTCTAAATTATCAAAGGTACAACAAGGAGATATAATCAATATAATATATCCGTTAGGAAATGGCTTTACAATGCCAACAGAGCCCAATAAGAAGGTTTTGCTTGTTGGAGGTGGTGTAGGTGTTGCTCCATTATTAATGCTTGGATATGAACTAAAAAAAGCAGGGCACACTCCAATATTCTTATTAGGAGCAAGAACTAAAACAGATTTATTGCTACTAGATAAATTCCAAGAGATCTCAATAACATACGTAACAACAGAAGATTCGTCAGAAGGAGAAAAGGGATTTGTAACACAACACTCTGTATTGCAAAAAGAGAGCTTTGATTTTATATATTGTTGTGGTCCCGGACCAATGATGAAAGCTGTTGCACAATATGCTTCAAAAGTTGCTATTGAGTGTGAGGTCTCGCTCGAGAATAAGATGGCGTGTGGAATAGGAGCGTGCTTATGTTGTGTTGAGAATACAACAAAAGGAAATGTGTGTGTATGTAAAGAGGGTCCTGTATTTAATATAAAGAAATTACAATGGTAA
- a CDS encoding TIGR02757 family protein, translated as MNIKELLDEQVFKINTPDFIKDDPVQFPRRFDKLQDIEIMAFTTATIAWGKRSMILRDTERMLSLMNNAPYEFVMNKGFDSLGNANVHRTFFQPDLAYMLRGFFSIYSKYESINNMAKELGIGNDSAPAWKLCETIRELSCKANNGCYNSQCFPSNFNSSALKRINLAIKWLVRDDGIVDLGVWDCIKPSQLYIPLDIHVGNTARKLNLLNRKSNDRKSVEELTTILREFNPNDPVIYDFALFGIGVNGINIENI; from the coding sequence ATGAATATTAAAGAGTTATTGGACGAACAGGTATTTAAGATTAATACGCCCGATTTCATAAAGGATGATCCTGTTCAGTTTCCTCGCAGATTTGACAAACTGCAAGACATTGAAATTATGGCTTTTACTACCGCCACTATTGCATGGGGTAAAAGAAGTATGATACTAAGGGACACAGAGCGTATGCTCTCACTTATGAATAATGCTCCATACGAATTTGTTATGAATAAAGGCTTTGATTCATTAGGCAATGCTAATGTTCACAGAACATTTTTCCAACCTGATTTGGCTTATATGTTGCGAGGCTTTTTCTCAATCTACTCAAAATACGAGAGTATTAACAACATGGCAAAAGAGTTAGGAATTGGCAATGACTCTGCTCCTGCATGGAAGTTATGTGAAACAATTAGGGAATTATCTTGCAAAGCAAACAACGGATGTTATAATTCGCAATGTTTCCCATCAAATTTTAATTCATCGGCTCTTAAACGTATTAATTTAGCAATTAAATGGCTTGTCAGAGATGATGGTATTGTTGATTTAGGAGTTTGGGATTGTATCAAACCTTCTCAACTATATATTCCTCTTGACATACATGTTGGCAATACTGCACGAAAACTTAATCTGCTAAACAGAAAAAGTAACGACAGAAAGAGCGTTGAAGAGTTAACAACTATCTTAAGAGAATTCAACCCTAACGACCCCGTTATTTACGATTTTGCCCTTTTTGGGATTGGTGTAAATGGCATAAATATTGAAAATATATAG
- a CDS encoding dihydroorotate dehydrogenase: MVKLNVNIGNLKLKNPVMTASGTFGYGTEYADFIDLSKLGGIIVKGTTLAPRQGNPYPRMAETPSGMLNAVGLQNKGVDYFVENIYPQIKDLDTAVVVNVSGSTIEDYIAVAEKIDALDNIPAIELNISCPNVKEGGMAFGTSPRSVENVVKAVRQAYNKTLIVKLSPNVTDITEIARAAEAEGADSLSLINTMLGMAIDAERRRPLLSTVTGGLSGACVKPVALRMVWQVSKAVKVPLIGLGGIMNATDAIEFLLAGASAIQIGTANFIDPQISVKVAEGIEEYLTRQGCHSVQEIIGGLII; the protein is encoded by the coding sequence ATGGTAAAGTTAAATGTAAATATCGGGAATTTAAAACTTAAAAATCCCGTAATGACTGCATCTGGAACATTTGGGTATGGAACAGAGTATGCCGACTTTATAGACTTGTCAAAATTAGGAGGAATAATAGTTAAAGGAACAACATTGGCTCCACGTCAAGGAAATCCATACCCTCGTATGGCAGAGACTCCGTCAGGAATGTTAAATGCCGTAGGTTTGCAGAATAAAGGTGTTGACTATTTTGTTGAGAATATATACCCTCAAATAAAGGATTTAGATACAGCCGTAGTAGTAAATGTCTCTGGATCAACAATAGAGGATTATATAGCGGTTGCAGAGAAAATTGATGCATTAGACAATATACCTGCAATAGAGTTAAATATATCATGTCCTAATGTAAAAGAGGGAGGTATGGCATTCGGAACATCTCCCCGAAGTGTTGAAAATGTTGTAAAAGCTGTACGTCAAGCATATAATAAAACCCTTATAGTTAAATTATCACCAAATGTAACCGATATAACAGAAATTGCACGAGCAGCAGAAGCTGAAGGAGCAGATTCATTGTCATTAATAAATACAATGCTTGGAATGGCTATTGATGCAGAACGACGCCGCCCATTGCTCTCAACCGTTACAGGAGGTCTTTCAGGAGCATGTGTAAAACCTGTTGCCTTGCGTATGGTATGGCAGGTGTCAAAGGCTGTTAAAGTGCCTCTAATTGGTTTAGGAGGTATTATGAATGCAACTGACGCAATAGAATTCTTATTGGCAGGAGCATCGGCAATACAGATAGGAACAGCAAACTTTATTGATCCTCAAATATCAGTTAAAGTAGCAGAGGGAATAGAGGAGTATTTAACTCGTCAAGGATGCCATTCTGTACAAGAAATCATTGGTGGATTGATAATCTAA
- a CDS encoding CotH kinase family protein, translated as MKKFLLSTLFLCLMLSVSAQEYCTSLGWSTKTDRSLDGLEFTSTLGQRNIEIQLSSRADGDCYRGVMNSGDPVIFAPGDNINMLVNGEMNWTYIHVFVDWNSDKDFDDSGEYVEKQPASRDYFPYGDGANPTNRTFNFNVPTTATTGLTRMRVILAYGIDGACTLVRTNDAAIAVDVEINIGATEVAQERTVTVESSNTTQGNAVISGTTETSITSDNASISVTAIPAEGYSFKNWTNKETNEQVSTSNPYYYRGENDITLVANFQDKYVQLTNIPTIFINTENGVGVTSKDDYVNAYVTVRGAENPEDNITEVLTEIKGRGNSTWGMAKKPYRLKFDKKINFLGNKAKEKNWVLLANYADKTLLRNALAFETARNIFEFGFTPSVTFVDVVLNGVNLGNYTLTDQVEVKTHRVPVLEQETTVSATDPEITGGYLIEVDGFADSEISWFQTTRDMKVTIKYPKDDEINAAQTNYITNYTQSMEDALFSSNFSDPELGWRKYIDEASLVDWYIACELFGNSDSWWSTYMYKERDEIFKLGPLWDFDIAFNNDNRLGDATTKYMRTYAHDPKTWIARWWQDPTFVSAVKARWGELRARGLKSFMNNYIVEAAELLDESQKNNFEVWDILWVRVYREIAARGSYQAEVNFLKQYVADRINFLDNEWGLPTGIEDSECDSNNIVIAPNPVTNGNDINIFVPSTMKGNINVMVASVDGKVVYSANEYTNMDNTLKISNRGWAKGMYIVVVKDNNGNTQRGTLIVK; from the coding sequence ATGAAGAAATTTTTACTTTCAACTCTTTTCTTGTGCCTTATGTTGAGCGTCTCAGCACAAGAGTATTGTACCTCGTTAGGTTGGAGTACTAAAACTGACCGTTCATTAGATGGTCTTGAATTTACCTCTACCTTAGGACAACGTAACATTGAGATTCAGTTGTCAAGTAGAGCCGATGGCGATTGTTATCGCGGTGTTATGAACTCAGGTGATCCTGTAATATTTGCTCCCGGCGACAACATTAATATGTTGGTTAATGGAGAGATGAACTGGACATACATCCATGTTTTTGTGGATTGGAACTCTGACAAGGATTTTGATGATAGCGGAGAATATGTTGAGAAACAACCCGCAAGCAGAGATTATTTTCCATACGGCGATGGTGCCAACCCTACAAACAGAACTTTTAATTTTAATGTTCCTACAACTGCAACAACTGGCTTAACTCGTATGCGTGTAATTTTGGCATACGGAATTGATGGCGCTTGTACCCTTGTTAGAACTAACGATGCTGCTATTGCTGTTGACGTTGAAATTAACATAGGAGCAACAGAGGTTGCCCAAGAGCGTACAGTTACTGTTGAGAGTTCAAACACAACACAAGGTAATGCTGTAATTAGTGGAACAACAGAAACTTCTATTACATCGGACAATGCTTCTATTTCAGTTACTGCAATCCCTGCAGAAGGTTACTCTTTTAAAAATTGGACAAACAAAGAGACAAACGAGCAAGTAAGCACCTCAAACCCATACTATTACAGAGGCGAAAACGATATTACACTGGTTGCCAACTTCCAAGATAAATATGTTCAACTTACTAACATTCCAACAATATTCATTAATACCGAAAATGGTGTTGGTGTTACAAGCAAAGATGATTATGTTAATGCTTACGTTACTGTAAGAGGTGCTGAAAATCCCGAAGATAATATCACAGAAGTTCTTACAGAGATTAAAGGTAGAGGTAACTCAACATGGGGTATGGCAAAGAAACCTTACCGTTTAAAATTTGATAAGAAAATCAATTTCTTAGGTAATAAAGCAAAAGAAAAAAACTGGGTTCTTTTAGCCAACTATGCCGACAAGACTCTTTTACGCAATGCTTTGGCATTTGAAACTGCTCGTAATATTTTTGAGTTTGGATTTACCCCTTCAGTAACATTCGTTGATGTTGTTTTAAATGGTGTTAACTTAGGTAACTACACTTTAACAGATCAGGTTGAGGTTAAAACACATAGAGTTCCTGTTCTTGAGCAAGAGACTACTGTTTCGGCAACAGACCCTGAGATTACAGGAGGATATTTAATTGAAGTTGACGGTTTTGCTGATAGCGAAATCTCTTGGTTCCAAACAACAAGAGATATGAAAGTTACTATTAAATATCCTAAAGATGATGAAATTAATGCAGCACAAACCAATTACATAACAAACTACACACAAAGTATGGAAGATGCTTTGTTTAGCTCAAACTTCTCTGATCCTGAATTAGGATGGAGAAAATATATTGATGAGGCTTCGTTAGTTGATTGGTATATTGCTTGCGAGTTATTCGGAAACTCTGACTCTTGGTGGAGTACTTATATGTACAAAGAGAGAGATGAGATATTTAAACTTGGACCTCTATGGGACTTTGATATTGCTTTCAACAACGATAACCGCTTAGGCGATGCTACTACAAAATACATGAGAACATACGCTCACGATCCTAAAACCTGGATTGCAAGATGGTGGCAAGATCCTACATTTGTATCGGCAGTTAAAGCACGATGGGGAGAGTTAAGAGCAAGAGGTCTTAAATCTTTCATGAATAACTATATTGTTGAAGCAGCAGAGTTATTAGATGAATCACAAAAGAACAACTTTGAAGTTTGGGATATTTTGTGGGTAAGAGTATATCGCGAAATAGCAGCTCGTGGCTCATATCAAGCAGAGGTTAATTTCTTAAAACAATATGTTGCCGATAGAATTAACTTTCTTGATAACGAATGGGGACTACCTACAGGAATTGAAGACTCAGAATGTGATAGCAACAATATTGTGATTGCGCCTAACCCTGTTACAAATGGTAACGACATAAACATATTTGTACCAAGCACAATGAAGGGCAATATAAACGTTATGGTTGCTTCTGTTGATGGTAAAGTTGTATATTCAGCTAATGAATACACAAATATGGACAACACCTTGAAAATCTCAAATAGAGGTTGGGCGAAAGGAATGTATATAGTTGTTGTTAAAGATAACAACGGTAACACTCAACGTGGCACTTTAATTGTTAAATAA
- a CDS encoding helix-turn-helix transcriptional regulator, translated as MNNRIKEIIAHEHLSDGEFADLVGIKRSTLSHCLNGRNDVSKDIITKIHTAYPYISINWLMFGEGDSGLSSTDRSSSNLFDSLSNSDTEYNGTPKYEKDLELNSPINEVQSIINQQSIVQNTPRLNISQLEKTEIKERRIEKIMIFYTDNTYEVFQK; from the coding sequence ATGAATAATAGAATTAAAGAGATAATTGCTCATGAGCATTTAAGTGATGGTGAATTTGCTGATTTAGTGGGAATTAAACGTTCTACACTTTCTCACTGTTTAAATGGAAGAAATGATGTAAGTAAGGATATAATTACAAAAATACATACCGCATACCCTTATATATCAATAAATTGGCTTATGTTTGGCGAGGGAGATTCGGGTTTGTCATCAACCGATAGATCAAGTTCAAATCTTTTCGATTCTTTATCAAATTCTGATACAGAATACAATGGTACACCTAAATATGAGAAGGATTTAGAGTTAAATAGTCCAATAAACGAGGTGCAAAGTATTATAAATCAGCAGAGTATCGTCCAAAATACTCCTCGGCTTAATATTAGTCAATTAGAAAAAACAGAGATAAAAGAGAGACGTATTGAAAAGATTATGATATTTTATACTGATAATACGTATGAAGTATTTCAAAAATAG
- a CDS encoding DUF4251 domain-containing protein, with product MKKIQILLLFMVTLFPSVLISQNTKSKKEVRKEMQSERKAQEAHLDSINRQMALLAVSSNNWVLNATSINTTGGTVTYVQPNVNFIKTVGDMMTFQTSTGFGGGINALGGVTLRGMIVGKSHSDDKGSVSYTYNVRGTAFNATVILTFDNEGDTASAFMNFDNGYSLTMYGEVQPYTTNSVTEGTSIN from the coding sequence ATGAAAAAAATACAAATTCTATTGCTGTTTATGGTAACACTTTTTCCAAGTGTACTTATCTCGCAAAACACAAAATCTAAAAAGGAGGTCAGAAAAGAGATGCAGAGTGAACGAAAGGCGCAAGAAGCACATCTTGATTCAATTAACAGACAAATGGCACTACTTGCTGTATCTTCAAATAATTGGGTGTTGAATGCAACATCAATAAATACTACAGGAGGAACAGTAACCTATGTTCAACCCAACGTAAACTTTATAAAAACAGTGGGGGATATGATGACCTTTCAAACCTCAACTGGATTTGGAGGAGGAATAAACGCATTGGGAGGAGTAACATTGCGAGGAATGATAGTAGGTAAAAGTCATAGCGATGACAAAGGGAGCGTGTCATATACCTACAATGTAAGAGGAACAGCGTTTAATGCAACAGTTATACTTACATTTGATAATGAAGGCGATACGGCATCGGCTTTTATGAATTTCGATAATGGATATTCTCTAACAATGTATGGCGAAGTTCAACCATATACAACAAATTCTGTAACAGAAGGAACGTCTATAAATTAA